The Cetobacterium ceti DNA segment CATTTTAATTTCTCCCTTAAAATAGAGTAATAACTTCTATTTTTAGGAAGAACTAACCTCAGAGTTTTTTCTGAATAACTCACTTCTATTATATCATTAATTTCCAATTTCCCATAGCTTTCTCCATCGATTACTAAATATCCCTCTCTATCATCTAATAATCTTATGGACAGTTTTTCCTCTCCATCTATCACTATGGTTCTTGTGGTTAAATTATGAGGTGCCATTGGGGTTAAAACCATAGCTCTTAGAGAAGGAACAACTATTGGTCCTCCCACAGATAAAGAGTAGGCCGTTGATCCCGTAGGGGTAGAAATTATAAGTCCATCTGCCTTATACCCATTTATAAATCCACCTTCAGAATTAACTTCCACCTTTAATATTTTTTCCATATAACCGCCCTTTGAAATCAATATTTCATTTATGGCTTCATAGGTTTTTCCCTTATATTTAATCGAAAGTATCCCTCTTTTTTCTAGGGAATACTCTCCATCTAAATAATCTTCCAATGTTTCAAAAATTTCTTCTATTTTTATCTCTGTTAAAAATCCTAGAGACCCTGCATTCACTGCAAAAAT contains these protein-coding regions:
- a CDS encoding NAD(+)/NADH kinase, with amino-acid sequence MKIGSIIYNEDKPLAVKTYKELLEFFKRKNIEIISRENIERAHFVVIVGGDGTLLRNGKEILEKNKNIDIFAVNAGSLGFLTEIKIEEIFETLEDYLDGEYSLEKRGILSIKYKGKTYEAINEILISKGGYMEKILKVEVNSEGGFINGYKADGLIISTPTGSTAYSLSVGGPIVVPSLRAMVLTPMAPHNLTTRTIVIDGEEKLSIRLLDDREGYLVIDGESYGKLEINDIIEVSYSEKTLRLVLPKNRSYYSILREKLKWGDNLC